TGCTTGTGTGGACATGCTTGGCCAGTATACTCCAAATCTCTGAAGTTCTCGGTACAGGTGAACGGCATCAGTTGTTCCACAAGTCTCCGTGTGAAATTCCTGGAATAATTTCTCTGCCTCCCTCTTATTCACGTACACTGCGAGTGATCCTCCGAAAGCTCTATAGTATAACTCCCCTAGAATCATCATAAACTGTTTCAAGGCCTGGGTGGGAATTACTCGATCTTCGTTCATCCTGGTAAGTTCTTCGATACATACTCGCCTCTAGTCGTCTGCCTCTTCGAATGCCAAATCTTCTTTCCATGTGCTGGGTAGGTATTTTCTCCGTATTGTAACCATACCCTCTTCTTCACCTTTTAATTGCACTTTGATTTCTAAGGTTGCCAAGGATTCTGCGTGTTTATTCCCGCCTCTGCCAGTATGGTAGAGTGTTTACCTTGTTTGATTCATCAACCTTTGAGCCTCTGCCCGGTAAGGTGCTAGCTAGGTGTGGTTCTTTGACGTAAAAATCGCCATTCACTTGATTTGTCACGATATTTGAATCGCCTTTAACTTCCACGCTTCCTAGATTGAGTTTCTTATCCATTCGTAGTCCTAGGATTAATGCTTCATATTCGGAGACGTTATTACTGCACGAGAAATCCAGTTTAAACGAATACGAGAGTAAATCGCCCTGTGGGGATACAAACACTACTCCGGATCCCTCGACGGTACCATACAATTACCCATCAAAGAACATATTCCAAGATTTGTCAGTATCCGTGACTTCCACTTCTCCAGGTAAGTATTCATGTACCTCATCGTCCCCTTCTCCCGGAAACATAGTCGTTAAGTCGGCGATCgcttttcctcttactgctttgGGTCGTTGATATTTGAGTTCGAATTCGGACAGTTGTAGAATCCATCGAGCAGTCCTTCCGGTTAGGACAGGTTTGGACGCCAAATAGGCTATGGGGTTTGCCTCGGCTACCACGATGGTCTCATGTTTCAAGAGATAGGGTCTCAGTTTCTGTGTTGCGTATATAAAGGCTAGGCATGCTTGTTCCATGCACGGATATCTCAACTCCGCATCCCTTAGGCATCGACTGACATAATATATAGGTGATAGCTCTTCCCCTCCCATGTCTTGTGCCAGGACTGCACCTATCTCCGAATTGGTGAACACCGCGTAAAGTTAGAGGGGAGCTCCTTTAGTCGGCGACTTGAGAACCTTATGGATGACAAGGTATTGCTTCAATTTTTCGAATGCGGCGCACTGTATCTAGCCTCATACAAAAGCCACTCCCTTATTTAGTAAGGGGAGGAACGCAGTCAATAGTTGTGCTAAACCTGGTATGAAGCGTCGTATGTACGATATCCGTCCAATGAAGGCTTGTAACTCCTTTTCATTTTCTGGGGGCGCCATGGTCATGATTTCCTCGACTTTACTCGGGTCTACCTGGATTCCTTCATTGGTTACCACAAATCCTAAGAACTTTCCCCATTCCATGCCGAAGGCGCACTTGAGAGGATTCATTTTGAGCTTGAACTTTATGCACCTCTCCAAAGTCGTCTTTAGGTGGGAGACGTGGTTTTCGGTTGCTTGCGTCTTGACCACGATATCATCAACGTAAACTTTTACTGTTTGATGTAGTAAATCATGGAATATGGAGGTCATAGCGCGTTGGTACGTGGCGCCCGAATTTTTCAGGCCAAATGGCATTATGACGTTGTAGGAATTTCCATACGGAGTTTGGAACGTCGTCTTCTTTGCATCTGACATATCCATTTTTATCTggttatgttagagcatttctcggtctaactcgcatgcgttgctatctcaagcatgtttgtcaatgttagtgatcaaaactataagtcttgatttctagtctactatagctaaggtctcggactaggatagaaagtgtagttgagctcaagaaatccatggcaatcatcatacaagacgaaggactactcaaggaactggtggatcttcatcggctaaaaggtatgtggaaaattgaacttatctatcactcaaaagtctatctatctcctatcttgagataaaagtcgtttttctatatagacttagattatacaaatttggtatttcgagccgagtttacctcgcctatctatttctcgaaatatgtgttaaaaaagctttcgctttagccaagttcatctttacctagtgacgaaagtcatgttatgtttcaatcactttgaaaattgttctgacgaaaaatggtttgtgaataacaactatataacgtcctctgagaatctttcaatgattgaaatgagagtttagactatataaccatttggaggatataagaatttttgtggaaacacatatatgtataagtccttattgcttgaaccgaagtttgcgaagtttgttgatcaagtgaaccgtagaagtgcgtgagctaagtccgcgaactcagtctgcgaactggcgaagttctcaaacccgaaaatttcagctggagtttgtaaaatccatccgggaacttaagtccgcgaaaccagtccACGAACtcgagtaggttatgtctaaaaacgatatttagtgaacttatctttataaactaaggaaggcaattgaaaaccgtggatatagagttcatgaaccgattcatgtgactcaaatcgtttttgcttcaattgtgtcttgtgtagtacatgagatttccttgcaattgaacaactctctaactagttcatttgagtaatttgaactagttatggtgaagaaccatatggttgatatgaaatttatcatatggctaaccatttgattaactattgttgaaccaactaatgtacaagtttgggtacggttacacaagcccgggaacgtgcatttcatttgtgtataacaagctatgttttcgatctaacggttgataactattagcttgaatctaatcaggttttcatctaacagtgaatattgaattctttgttgccaagctaacattgattgcaaatcctgatctgaaatactatataagggagaactctagcaactgggaaaactaatccacacacattctgtgtgatactagttgtgctaagatagagtcgattctcctttaacatttggtttcttcttctaaactagtttaacgacttaaagacttcattgggattgtgaagccagaccgattacttttcttgtagttgtatgatctgatcttgctgtttctatcatacgagtacaattgtaataattggcttgagatttctatctccgataggcaagataaaaagtaatcacaaacatcttcgtctcatcgtttgtgattccacaatatctttttcgatgcgtcgattaagactattgtgaggtgattgataatactaggtttttctttgggaatataaggcCGGTTtgtcaattagttcctgttcaccttgatttatcaaaagacgtaacaaaactcataggtatattcatgggaaacggatttatctattatcatagacttttctgtgtgatacatatttgtttattaaagtattcgactttgggtcgtagcaactcttagttgtgggtgatatcagctaagggaatcaagtatgtagtatcctgctgggatcagagacgtaggagcgtaactgtaccttggatcagtgtgagattggttggggttcaactatagtccagaccgaagttagtttggagtaggctagtgtctgtagcggcttaatacagtgtgtgttcaatctggactaggtcccgaggtttttctgcatttttggtttcctcgttaacaaaatttctagtgtgtgtgttatttcttttccgcattatatttgtttatataattgaaataatacatgttgtgcgttgttcaatcaattaaaatatccgaccttttggttgttgatttaaattgattgacacttagatattggtctttggtaccatccaagtttatctctcttgtattttaattgagactcgcagtttgcttgagtaagatttaaatcgagagatagagataaaaactctttgatatactttttatctagattgagtctgtatgtctagttgattctctagaaagtatattggagttcgtccatacagattgctaagcgaaatattgggtgtggttgttagacccccgctttttcaggttatACTCACTgaaaccatccatgaaggagaatcaCCACTTTCCCCACGTCGCGTCTAGCATCATATCGATATTAGGCAAGGGGAAGTCGTATTTTGGGCACGCTCGGTTTATATCCATATAGTCAACGCATCACCtaatctttccatttttcttcGTCACAGGCACAATATTGGCTAACCAGGTCGGATGTTGGATGGGTTTGATGAATTTAGGCTTCAGTAAGCGCTCCACCTCTTCCGTTATTGCTAGACTTGTGGCCCTGGGGAACTCCCTACTTGCTTTACTGGTTTGAAATCAGGTGACACTCCAAGGGTGTGGGCTACGAGCTCGCTATTGAGTCCTGGCATCTCATCATAGTCGAAGGCGAAGACATCTTCGTAGTCTCTCATTAGAGCGATTAGTGCTTCCCTTTCTTCCTTGTCCAAGCTTTTGCTTATCATGATAGGGCGTTTGTCTCCTTCCGTTCCTATATCAATTTCTTTTATTCCATCCATGGTGAGGTCTTTGGGCGTTCGTTCTTCCGTGGTTCTAGTAGTTTCGTCCGTAAGATGATCTCGCAATTCCTTATCATCAACCATGCTATAGGGTAGCTCAGCTAAGCCTTGGTCTGCACTTTCAGAGAGAGCTTCCATTTTGTCTATTTCTGTGCAATCTTGTTCATCTGCGGTCACTCCCTCAGTTAATTTCTATAATCGATATACATACCCCCCCTCATCTGGCTTAGAGAAGCGCTGGAATCGGGGTTGTTCCTCTTGCTTCCTCTTTCTTTCGGCGGGGAATACCATCATGGATGGTCTAAACACAAACTTTGCTGGCttcggttcttcttcttctccttctccccaTTTAGGTAGCGGGGTGAGTTGCACTTCAGGTACTTCATCTGCTTCCTTCGTTTCGTCATAGAAGATCGCGTCCGCCATGTAAGATTCCTCTGGGTCAAAAGGATTGATAGTGGATGGAATCCGGTACTGCTTGCCTCCTATGTTAGTCTTGACGCATTGGTGGTACGTTGACGCCACTACCTTGTGATGGAGTAACCATCCTCGCCCTAGCAATACGTGGAACATGGTGTCGTCTTCTAGCACATAAAATGGCGTGGGCGCTCGGATAGGGCCGATCTTCATGACCAGGTTAATGATCCCAGTACCTTTCTGAGCATTTCCTCCAAATCCTTTCACTGTCGTGACTCGCATTCTGATTACGGATATTTGCACACCTAGGATGTCTAGCATATGCATAGAAATTAAGTTCAGGGACGCGCCTCCATATATAAAAGCTCTTGTTAGAGGTTGCTTGTTAATGTATGCTGTCAAGTATAAGGGCCTAAGTTTCTCCCTTGAGTAGCAGATATCTTCGTCCGTGAACACGATTTCCTCTTTAGGAAGGAGACCACAGGGATTTCCTGCCGCAATAGCCGTTATATCCCTAGATGCTTATTTGACCTGATTCCTTCTGAAACCGAGAGAGTCGAAGAACTGTCGAGCCAACAACGTTTTGGAAAACTGATTAGCCACGCTTTTTATATTCTCGAACGTTGGGTCCTCCTTATCGTCTTCACATGCTTCCTCGTTATCTTCCCAAGGCCTCCAAACATCCCCACTTGGATCATGGGAGAGCATCATGACTTGGTGTACCGCCTTACCATTCTCCGAGTTGCCCATCTCGATCTCGCCTATCTCCAGCTTTTTCTGGAACAGTCTCCGCAGATTGTAGCAGTCAATTATAGGGTGTTGCATCCTTCGGTGGAAGTGACAGTACCTGGCATCGTTTTTGTCAATAGTGCTGAGGTCCGTCTTTGTTGGCGGCAGTTGAGTTTCTTGATTTTCTATCCACTGCTCCAACAGACCTACGATCTGTTCCTTGCTACATGGTAGGGGCGGAGGGAGCGACTGGGTACTCCAACCTTCTCGGTTATTATTGGCGCGTGTGTTTCTTGGTACGGTTGCTACGGTGTCAACTGTGTGGCGTCAGATGTAATCTGAGTTGTGTTCCTTAACACAATCAGCGATTCTCGCCGCCGCTTCTTCTATCTCAACAAACGTGGGGAAGAGGAAATTGACCAGGATTTTCTTAAAGGACGGAGTCATTCCCCCCACACAGATTTCCACGAGCGCCTCCTCCTTAACATCTTCATGGAAATCTAGAGTAAGAAATCGGAATCTGGTGATGTACTTTCCTATTTCCTCGCCTGGGCGAAGGTTTCATTTGCTTAGATCTATAGTCGTAACCTTCCTTTTTCTTGAATAAAAATTTCTGAGAAAAAGAGTGGACATGGTTGACCATGAGCTAATGCTTCCCGGATTTAGGTTATCGTACCAGGTAAACACTGTATCAGTTAGCGACTTTGGAAATTCCCTTAGACATAGTTTTTCATCGGATGCACGATCATTCATGGTAGACAGAAATCGACTAAGGTACTCCCTCGTATTTCCTTGCCCGTCGTAGACTTTGAATTTTGGTGAAATATAATACTTAGGGTATTGATACTCTGTAATGTCCTAGGAGTAGGGGCTAGCCATGAAATCGTAATTATCTTGTTTGACAATTCTGTAGTTCATTTCCAAGTATTTATCCATCGCTTCTTGCATCATGGATATAGGTTCTTCCTTTTCTTATATGACTTTCGCCGCCTCTTTAACATTCTTCTCGGCGTTCGCTACCTTCATGAGTTTTCTCAATTCTTGCTCTCTTCGTATGTGGTTTTCCAATTCCTCCTGCATCTCTTTGAGGGAAGGTTGGGCGAGTGGTGTTTCCTCGATTTCCTGTATCTTATCCTTTTCGCGCGCGTCGTCTGGCTTCTTTGCTTGTGTGATGGCTCCGATACTATCCCTACTCTTTCTCCCTCTGTGTTAAGTGGCGGGATGTTGGGTGGAATCTCTGTCGCGCATTAGTTAGCGCCTCCTGGGTGTGTCATGGTTAGCTAGGCACGagtctccgggtgtggtcgccaaatgttgaggggtgaatttaggtttgaggttctaccctTCCTAGCTAGCCCAATGACCTCACTTTACCaaaaatagtaagagagagagttgtctttccattgtatagactttccaaaatccccttccttttatgacatcatgccatgtgtcctaaacttctttaattactactaatgtcattccttcCCTAATAAAACACCCttatttcctattaattcctcctTTTTCCTTTCCATCTAATAGACACTTTCTTGGTGGACTCGGGTTTTAGTCCCTAAGTCCGCATGTCTTATGTTGGGCTTGCCTCCCCTTTGAGGGCACACTAACCCGGCtaaaggggtaatatttttcatgtatcaacgaGACTGTTTCCTCATAGTTTCCAATCTCATCAAAAAAATTTGTTCTAAG
This genomic stretch from Papaver somniferum cultivar HN1 chromosome 5, ASM357369v1, whole genome shotgun sequence harbors:
- the LOC113280351 gene encoding uncharacterized protein LOC113280351 gives rise to the protein MGGEELSPIYYVSRCLRDAELRYPCMEQACLAFIYATQKLRPYLLKHETIVVAEANPIAYLASKPVLTGRTARWILQLSEFELKYQRPKAVRGKAIADLTTMFPGEGDDEVHEYLPGEVEVTDTDKSWNMFFDGNNVSEYEALILGLRMDKKLNLGSVEVKGDSNIVTNQVNGDFYVKEPHLASTLPGRGSKVDESNKALKQFMMILGELYYRAFGGSLAVYVNKREAEKLFQEFHTETCGTTDAVHLYRELQRFGVYWPSMSTQAASLQDSCVDCQSPPQPAEVCTAEGVD